The Flaviramulus sp. BrNp1-15 genome has a window encoding:
- a CDS encoding M14 family metallocarboxypeptidase, with translation MIKKVYILVFLLFAGHIYAQISPQSKKITQKFFLEYEALENITPALQKKKGFTNYDELISFLNSLVKKHPDKIKLSFIGESQKGYKIPLVRLTTPNTNEKIKVWMQGGLHGNEPASTEGLLYLLDKILNDTDYTYLLDNVDLAIVPMSNIDGYLKQNRYAANGLDLNRDQTKLMAPESVVLKQAFSNFNPEVVVDFHEYRPYRKDFSQFSDFGITSIYDIMFLYTGNLNVPKNIREITNNLFVENARKVLDKNGLMHHDYMSTGKFGGEIHFNQGATNSRSSATNCALANTISTLIEVRGVGLGRTSFKRRINTTFLIAVSYLETAYNNIERVKNEIKKANEQHNEVIVTSSKSIYKDNIKAIDLDSNEMIDLEVTIRDALKSKPKLVRKRPIAYLIDANQKEIIEKLKTLGVKLETLTEDQEIEVEAYLISTYQKDSKKYEKMNLQTVEAKIEKKTILFPKGTFKISMNQRRANIIPEVLEPEAPNSFVSFGVLNTNEQEILPIYRVTN, from the coding sequence ATGATTAAAAAAGTATACATATTAGTTTTTTTATTATTTGCAGGACATATTTATGCGCAAATAAGTCCACAATCAAAAAAAATAACTCAGAAGTTTTTTCTAGAGTATGAAGCTTTAGAAAATATAACACCAGCTTTACAAAAAAAGAAGGGGTTTACTAATTATGATGAGCTTATTTCATTTCTAAATAGTTTGGTAAAGAAACATCCTGATAAGATTAAACTAAGTTTTATTGGAGAAAGCCAAAAAGGGTATAAAATTCCATTAGTTAGATTAACAACACCAAATACAAACGAAAAAATTAAAGTTTGGATGCAAGGTGGCTTACATGGTAATGAGCCTGCAAGTACAGAAGGTTTACTTTATTTGTTAGACAAAATATTAAATGACACAGACTATACTTATTTGTTAGACAATGTTGATTTAGCAATTGTTCCTATGTCAAATATTGATGGGTATTTAAAGCAAAACAGGTATGCTGCAAATGGCTTGGATCTAAATAGAGATCAAACCAAGTTAATGGCACCAGAAAGTGTAGTATTAAAACAAGCATTTTCAAATTTTAATCCTGAAGTAGTTGTAGACTTTCATGAATATAGACCTTATCGTAAAGATTTTTCACAGTTTAGCGATTTTGGGATTACCTCTATTTACGACATTATGTTTTTATATACAGGAAACTTAAATGTACCAAAAAACATAAGAGAAATTACCAATAACCTTTTTGTAGAAAATGCAAGAAAAGTGCTTGACAAAAATGGTCTAATGCATCATGATTATATGTCAACAGGAAAGTTTGGCGGCGAAATTCATTTTAATCAAGGAGCAACAAACTCACGTTCAAGCGCAACAAATTGTGCGTTGGCTAATACCATTTCAACACTAATAGAAGTAAGAGGTGTTGGTTTGGGACGCACGTCATTTAAAAGACGCATAAATACAACTTTTTTAATAGCAGTATCTTATTTAGAAACAGCTTACAATAATATAGAACGTGTTAAAAATGAAATTAAAAAAGCTAATGAGCAACATAATGAGGTTATTGTAACAAGTTCAAAATCTATTTACAAAGACAACATAAAGGCTATAGATTTAGACTCTAATGAAATGATAGATTTAGAGGTTACCATTAGAGATGCTTTAAAATCTAAACCAAAATTGGTACGTAAACGGCCAATAGCATATTTAATAGACGCTAATCAAAAAGAGATTATAGAAAAATTAAAAACATTAGGTGTAAAACTTGAAACTTTAACAGAAGACCAAGAAATAGAAGTTGAAGCTTATTTGATTTCAACATATCAAAAAGATTCAAAAAAATATGAAAAAATGAATCTTCAAACAGTTGAAGCTAAAATTGAAAAGAAAACAATTCTTTTTCCTAAAGGAACTTTTAAAATATCAATGAATCAAAGAAGAGCAAATATAATTCCTGAAGTTTTAGAACCAGAAGCACCAAATAGCTTTGTGTCTTTTGGTGTATTAAATACTAACGAACAAGAAATATTGCCAATTTATAGAGTAACAAACTAA
- a CDS encoding ribose-phosphate pyrophosphokinase yields the protein MPIVITEAKIFACTQSKVLGEKIAKAFGAELGKVITSTYSDGEFQPSYEESIRGTRIFIIGSTNPGPENLMEMLLMIDAAKRASARHITAVLPYFGWARQDRKDKPRVPIAAKLIAKMLEAAGATRIITMDLHADQIQGFFEKPVDHLFASTIFLPYLKSLNLDNLTIASPDMGGSKRAYAYSKALQSDVVICYKQRAKANIISHMELIGDVTGKNVVLVDDMVDTAGTLTKAADLMIERGALSVRAICTHPILSGKAYDNINNSKLEELIVTDSIPVKPLSDKIRVLSCADLFADVMDKVHNNQSISSKFVM from the coding sequence ATGCCAATTGTGATAACAGAAGCTAAAATTTTTGCATGTACCCAAAGTAAGGTTCTTGGTGAAAAAATAGCTAAGGCATTTGGTGCAGAATTAGGTAAGGTAATTACTTCTACTTATAGTGATGGGGAGTTTCAACCATCTTATGAAGAGTCTATTCGTGGCACAAGAATTTTCATTATTGGTTCTACTAATCCAGGACCAGAAAACTTAATGGAAATGTTGTTAATGATTGATGCGGCAAAACGTGCTTCGGCAAGACATATTACAGCAGTTTTACCATATTTTGGATGGGCAAGACAAGATAGAAAAGATAAACCTAGAGTGCCAATTGCTGCAAAATTGATTGCTAAAATGTTGGAAGCAGCAGGAGCTACGCGTATTATCACAATGGATTTACACGCAGATCAAATACAAGGATTTTTTGAAAAACCAGTAGATCATTTATTTGCATCTACAATTTTTCTTCCTTATTTAAAAAGTTTAAACTTAGATAATTTAACCATCGCTTCACCCGATATGGGAGGTTCTAAAAGAGCTTATGCTTATTCCAAAGCATTACAAAGTGATGTGGTAATTTGTTATAAGCAACGCGCTAAAGCCAACATTATTTCGCATATGGAACTTATAGGTGATGTTACTGGTAAAAATGTGGTGTTAGTTGATGATATGGTTGATACAGCTGGAACGTTAACTAAAGCTGCAGATTTAATGATAGAGCGAGGTGCACTAAGTGTAAGAGCTATTTGTACACATCCAATTTTATCTGGTAAAGCTTACGATAATATAAATAACTCTAAATTAGAAGAATTAATAGTAACAGATTCTATTCCAGTAAAACCTTTAAGTGATAAAATTAGGGTTTTAAGTTGTGCAGATTTGTTTGCTGATGTTATGGATAAGGTTCACAATAATCAATCTATTAGTTCAAAATTTGTTATGTAA
- a CDS encoding porin, which yields MKKVSLFSIFFCISLLLSAQENKDKNVASFELGSGLNFSFNEGDYQFNFGGFIQPAFNYSKVKGADADNEFNAKNAFLIISGKAVKEKVSFLIQTDYSKSQPLLDAWLAYHPFKNTIVTVGQKQTFVNNREMTYREDRLQFTDRSLLSQNLSNTGREFGLFVETKFGNKFGIAPMLAITSGDGRNSFGGDSRDSDLGGLKIGGRLDIYPLGFFTQGNDLFSADLAHEENLKLVIGAAASKNKGASHAVGEGHGNFFLYDANGKNDLPDYSQMYIDVLLKYKGFSLLAEYANASAEGLDLVYVDETALTVLAPQQISEYLVLGDSYNVQAGYVTEKGFSVDFRYESATPEFESNLNSILSDASSYTFGITKYFDNNNLKMQASLTTIDLAQGNNQTIGELVFQIIF from the coding sequence ATGAAAAAGGTATCATTATTTAGTATATTTTTCTGTATATCATTACTATTAAGTGCGCAAGAAAACAAAGATAAAAACGTTGCAAGCTTTGAACTTGGAAGCGGATTAAATTTCTCTTTTAACGAAGGGGATTATCAATTTAATTTTGGGGGGTTTATACAACCAGCTTTTAATTATTCAAAAGTGAAAGGAGCCGATGCAGATAATGAATTCAATGCTAAAAATGCGTTTTTAATCATTAGCGGAAAAGCAGTAAAAGAAAAAGTAAGTTTTCTAATTCAAACAGATTACAGTAAATCGCAACCATTATTAGATGCTTGGTTAGCTTATCATCCATTTAAAAACACAATTGTAACTGTTGGTCAAAAACAAACGTTTGTAAACAATCGAGAAATGACATATAGAGAAGACAGGTTACAGTTTACAGATAGAAGTTTATTAAGCCAAAATTTAAGCAATACGGGGAGAGAATTTGGATTGTTTGTAGAAACAAAATTTGGAAATAAGTTTGGTATAGCACCAATGCTTGCAATAACTTCTGGAGACGGAAGAAATTCATTTGGTGGCGATTCTCGTGATTCAGATTTAGGAGGTTTAAAAATTGGTGGTCGTTTAGATATTTATCCCTTAGGATTTTTTACTCAAGGAAATGACTTATTTAGTGCAGATTTAGCTCATGAAGAAAACTTAAAACTAGTCATTGGTGCTGCTGCAAGTAAAAATAAAGGAGCAAGTCATGCAGTTGGCGAAGGTCATGGTAATTTCTTTTTATATGATGCAAACGGAAAAAATGATTTACCCGATTATTCTCAAATGTATATAGATGTATTATTAAAATATAAAGGATTTTCATTGTTGGCAGAATATGCTAATGCCAGTGCAGAAGGTTTAGATTTGGTTTATGTTGATGAAACTGCTCTAACAGTTTTAGCTCCTCAACAAATTAGTGAATATTTAGTTTTAGGTGATAGTTATAACGTTCAAGCAGGATATGTAACCGAAAAAGGGTTTAGTGTTGATTTTAGATACGAAAGTGCAACACCTGAGTTTGAATCTAACTTAAATTCAATATTAAGTGATGCAAGTAGTTATACTTTCGGAATAACAAAATATTTTGATAATAACAATCTAAAAATGCAAGCTTCCTTAACAACTATTGATTTAGCCCAAGGAAATAACCAAACCATTGGGGAATTGGTTTTTCAAATAATTTTTTAA
- a CDS encoding porin, which produces MKIKNIFLFGVLLMSASMQAQTIKLDTYKFGEGLNFTNDDGYRMKLTGYIQPYLEIKHYTEGVDNSSVNRFRLRRARFRIAGNLKNERFKYRFAFDLSGTSEDGNTTSNYLQDAYISYDITNRIRATFGQRSTYTDNRELFMASNTLQLVERSRVTSAFASIREFGLFMSGNFRSGRGSYLRPYFVLTNGDGGNVLGKDHGGLKVGGRIDYLPFGLFTNFGQFRQADIVRESAPKLVVGVNFSHNNGMSSRRGRGSGDIIYLNDANEESLPDFTKYGVDFMLKYSGFSVLGEYVKTKATVPDDITQRILNSGSISTNFEVDGIQDVENYVKGRMMLGDAFNIQMGYVFKNGISIDGRYTHLNADEHSFLNNATFYNRPNYYTIGISKYLSRSYGAKIQASWTYVDGSDGINDNNGNPISGNETLARLILTLAL; this is translated from the coding sequence ATGAAGATTAAAAATATTTTTCTTTTTGGAGTTTTATTGATGAGTGCTTCAATGCAAGCACAAACTATAAAATTAGACACGTATAAATTTGGGGAAGGGCTAAATTTTACTAACGATGATGGCTATAGAATGAAGCTAACAGGTTATATACAACCCTACTTAGAAATAAAACATTACACAGAAGGAGTTGACAATAGTTCTGTTAATCGTTTTAGATTGCGTCGTGCAAGATTTCGTATAGCAGGAAACTTAAAAAATGAGCGATTTAAATATAGATTTGCTTTTGATTTAAGTGGTACTTCAGAGGATGGAAATACTACATCAAATTATCTTCAAGACGCTTATATATCTTACGATATTACTAATCGTATAAGAGCAACTTTTGGACAGCGTTCAACATATACAGACAATAGAGAATTGTTTATGGCCTCAAACACACTTCAGTTGGTTGAGCGTAGTAGAGTTACTTCAGCATTTGCAAGCATACGTGAGTTTGGTTTATTTATGTCAGGAAATTTCAGATCGGGTCGAGGCTCTTATTTAAGACCATATTTTGTTTTAACAAATGGCGATGGCGGTAATGTTCTTGGAAAAGACCACGGAGGATTAAAAGTTGGTGGCAGAATAGATTATTTGCCTTTTGGATTGTTTACAAATTTCGGACAATTTAGACAAGCAGATATAGTTCGAGAATCGGCACCAAAATTAGTTGTAGGCGTAAACTTTAGTCATAATAATGGGATGAGTAGTAGACGAGGAAGGGGAAGTGGAGATATTATTTATTTAAATGATGCTAATGAAGAATCGTTGCCAGATTTCACAAAATATGGTGTTGATTTTATGTTAAAGTATAGCGGTTTTTCGGTACTTGGAGAATATGTAAAAACAAAAGCAACAGTGCCTGATGATATAACTCAACGCATACTTAATAGTGGCTCAATTTCAACAAATTTTGAGGTAGATGGTATTCAAGATGTAGAAAATTATGTAAAAGGAAGAATGATGTTAGGTGATGCTTTTAATATTCAAATGGGCTATGTGTTTAAAAATGGTATTTCTATTGATGGACGATATACGCATTTAAATGCAGATGAACATTCATTTTTAAACAATGCAACTTTTTACAACAGGCCAAATTATTACACTATTGGAATAAGCAAATACCTGTCTAGAAGTTATGGTGCAAAAATTCAGGCATCTTGGACTTATGTTGATGGAAGTGATGGAATAAACGATAATAACGGAAATCCTATTTCTGGAAACGAAACTTTAGCAAGACTTATTTTAACATTAGCCTTATAG
- a CDS encoding T9SS type A sorting domain-containing protein, with protein sequence MKNLKIEFGFIFFSLLSFGQNLNSNTTSSFIYTPENPLNTKTVEVFYHIPEGDITVMPIVMSFHGANRNASDYRDYWINMANVNEFMVFAPEFSDSNYPGGDKYQLANIFDDGDNPSLGTLNNQNEWTFSFIDSLFEYIKADISGTQETYKAWGHSGGAQFLHRFVMYMPNSKLEIAVCSNAGWYTVPENTVNFPYGIKNGQLSNTTLPDAFAKKLIIHLGQDDTNQNSAGLRHNSIVDNQQGLNRYLRGQYFFDTSQSTSQTMSVPFNWEKQEVSGVSHNAQQMANDALQYVFINSLSNSNSIENKFIKVYPNPVNNILCFNNERLKAKRVKIYSVFGALVSSFNFNSFQAEQEIDVAQLNTGIYFFKLNERLFKVVKK encoded by the coding sequence ATGAAAAACCTTAAAATAGAATTTGGTTTTATATTCTTTTCATTATTAAGTTTTGGTCAGAATTTAAATTCTAATACTACAAGTTCTTTTATTTATACACCAGAAAACCCTTTAAACACAAAAACTGTTGAGGTGTTCTATCACATCCCAGAAGGAGATATCACTGTAATGCCAATAGTTATGTCTTTTCATGGTGCGAATAGAAATGCTTCTGATTATAGAGATTATTGGATAAATATGGCAAATGTGAACGAATTTATGGTGTTTGCTCCAGAATTCTCAGATAGTAATTATCCTGGAGGAGATAAATATCAATTGGCAAATATTTTTGATGATGGAGACAACCCAAGTTTGGGAACTTTAAATAACCAAAATGAATGGACATTTTCTTTTATAGATTCTTTATTTGAATATATAAAAGCTGATATTTCCGGAACACAAGAAACATACAAAGCATGGGGACATTCTGGTGGCGCTCAATTTTTACATCGTTTTGTCATGTATATGCCTAATAGTAAATTAGAAATTGCTGTTTGTTCAAATGCAGGTTGGTACACAGTTCCAGAAAACACTGTAAATTTTCCGTATGGGATTAAAAATGGGCAATTATCTAACACAACATTACCAGATGCCTTTGCTAAAAAATTGATTATTCATTTAGGGCAAGATGATACTAATCAAAATTCAGCTGGATTAAGACATAATTCAATTGTTGATAATCAACAAGGGTTAAACAGGTATCTAAGAGGGCAGTATTTTTTTGATACCAGTCAATCAACTTCCCAAACTATGTCTGTTCCTTTTAATTGGGAAAAGCAAGAAGTATCAGGAGTTAGTCATAATGCGCAACAAATGGCAAATGATGCTTTACAATATGTTTTTATAAATAGTTTGTCTAATTCAAATTCTATTGAAAATAAGTTTATTAAAGTATACCCTAACCCAGTGAATAATATTTTGTGTTTTAATAATGAGAGATTAAAAGCTAAAAGAGTTAAAATTTATTCAGTTTTTGGAGCTTTAGTCTCTTCATTTAATTTTAACTCATTTCAAGCTGAACAAGAAATAGATGTTGCTCAACTAAATACAGGAATTTATTTTTTTAAACTAAATGAAAGATTATTTAAGGTTGTAAAAAAATAA
- a CDS encoding 50S ribosomal protein L25/general stress protein Ctc, protein MKSITINGSQRESVGKKATKALRNAGQVPCVLYGGDKPVHFSAPELAFSKLVYTPNAHTVVIALDNGETLNAVLQDIQFHPVTDRILHVDFYQLFEDKEIALNIPVNLVGNSRGVKNGGVLRRNNRKLRIKALPANLPDFIEIDITPLKIGDKVAVGDLPSEKYTFLHSDNTVVCQIKTARTAIIDDEDEEEEGEEGAEATAEGGETPAAEAPAAQE, encoded by the coding sequence ATGAAATCAATTACAATCAACGGATCTCAAAGAGAAAGCGTGGGCAAAAAAGCAACAAAAGCCTTACGTAATGCTGGTCAGGTTCCTTGCGTATTATACGGAGGAGATAAACCAGTGCATTTCTCTGCACCAGAATTAGCTTTCTCTAAACTTGTATACACGCCAAATGCGCATACAGTTGTGATTGCTTTAGACAATGGAGAAACCTTAAATGCGGTACTTCAAGACATTCAATTTCACCCTGTTACAGACAGAATTTTACATGTAGACTTCTATCAATTATTTGAAGATAAAGAAATTGCTTTAAATATTCCTGTAAACCTAGTTGGAAATTCAAGAGGTGTTAAAAACGGTGGTGTTTTAAGAAGAAACAATAGAAAGTTACGTATAAAAGCTTTACCAGCAAACTTACCAGATTTTATTGAAATCGACATAACACCATTAAAAATTGGTGATAAGGTAGCTGTTGGAGATTTACCAAGTGAAAAATATACTTTCTTACACTCAGATAATACTGTAGTTTGTCAAATCAAAACAGCAAGAACTGCTATTATTGATGATGAGGATGAAGAAGAAGAAGGAGAAGAAGGAGCAGAAGCAACAGCTGAAGGAGGAGAAACTCCAGCAGCAGAAGCACCTGCAGCTCAAGAATAG
- the pth gene encoding aminoacyl-tRNA hydrolase: MCQFLRKLFNRNKHIEEQDSMKKYLIVGLGNIGEKYENTRHNIGFKVLDYFANQENLTFETQKLGDVTTYKLKGRTFIFLKPNTYMNLSGKAVLYWLTKEKIPLENLLIITDDLNLPFGSIRLKTKGSDGGHNGLKDIQDKLNTTKYNRFRFGISDAFNKGKQIDYVLGEWTDEENKNLKERLDKSVDLIKSFALAGVNITMNTFNGK, from the coding sequence ATGTGTCAGTTTTTAAGAAAGTTGTTTAATAGAAATAAGCATATAGAAGAACAAGATTCTATGAAAAAGTATTTAATAGTTGGTTTAGGAAACATTGGAGAAAAGTACGAAAACACACGTCATAATATAGGTTTCAAAGTGTTAGATTATTTTGCTAATCAAGAGAATTTAACGTTTGAAACTCAAAAACTAGGAGACGTAACTACTTATAAATTAAAAGGAAGAACCTTTATCTTTTTAAAACCGAATACCTATATGAATTTAAGCGGTAAAGCAGTTTTATACTGGTTGACAAAAGAAAAAATACCGTTAGAAAATCTATTAATTATTACCGATGATTTAAACTTACCTTTTGGAAGCATAAGGTTAAAAACAAAAGGAAGCGATGGTGGGCATAACGGTTTAAAAGATATTCAAGATAAACTAAATACTACAAAATATAACCGATTTAGATTTGGAATTAGTGATGCGTTTAACAAAGGAAAACAAATAGACTATGTTTTAGGAGAATGGACAGATGAAGAAAATAAAAACCTAAAAGAGCGATTAGATAAATCTGTAGACCTTATAAAGTCCTTTGCACTAGCAGGAGTTAATATTACCATGAATACATTTAATGGTAAATAA
- the dcuC gene encoding C4-dicarboxylate transporter DcuC gives MNYLGAIISLLFVFIAGRLLLKRFNPHAVLLVSGLLMLIIAQILNYNLPELKDSTGFSGFDLFRYIKESFSKTNAGVGLMIMAIGGFVAYIDKIGASDTLVYVAMKPLSFFKKKPYIAASLVIPIGQLLFTAIPSAAGLGLLLMASMFPILVNLGVSRLSAVSVITATTAFGIGPASAITARATSIAEIDTVLFFLNYQIPLVLPLSFIMMITYYFVNRYYDKKNGVDKEVHEIEKKEFKAPLIYAVIPILPIILLIVFSKIFNLFSVPISLDTTTAMFISLFIALICEFIRTKNIKEVFNSLQTFWNGMGNIFKTVVTLIITADIFAKGLISLGFIDGLLDLSQNIGFGAVGIGVVMTVMIFLASMLMGSGNASFFAFGPLVPKIAKQLGVESTQMLLPMQLSASMGRTVSPVAGVIIATAEIAKVSTLEIVKRNLIPLAIALLVMLLYHFV, from the coding sequence ATGAATTATCTAGGAGCTATAATATCACTGTTATTTGTATTTATTGCAGGAAGACTTTTACTTAAAAGGTTTAATCCTCATGCAGTATTATTGGTTTCAGGTTTACTGATGCTAATTATAGCTCAAATTTTAAATTATAATTTACCAGAACTTAAAGACTCAACAGGATTTTCTGGGTTTGATTTGTTTAGATATATAAAAGAATCATTTAGTAAAACTAATGCAGGTGTTGGCTTAATGATTATGGCTATAGGTGGCTTTGTTGCTTATATAGATAAAATAGGAGCTTCAGACACACTTGTTTATGTAGCTATGAAACCCTTAAGTTTTTTTAAAAAGAAACCTTACATAGCTGCATCATTAGTAATTCCAATAGGGCAATTGCTATTTACAGCAATACCTTCTGCTGCTGGATTAGGCCTGCTTTTAATGGCTTCAATGTTTCCAATTTTAGTAAATCTAGGAGTTAGTAGACTCTCTGCTGTTTCAGTAATTACTGCAACTACGGCTTTTGGAATTGGTCCAGCTTCGGCTATAACAGCTAGAGCTACTAGTATAGCAGAAATAGATACAGTTCTATTTTTCTTAAACTATCAAATACCATTAGTATTGCCATTAAGCTTCATAATGATGATTACTTATTACTTTGTAAATCGCTATTACGACAAAAAAAATGGAGTTGATAAGGAGGTACATGAAATTGAAAAAAAAGAATTTAAAGCCCCTTTGATTTATGCCGTAATACCAATTCTACCAATTATTCTTTTAATAGTCTTTTCTAAGATATTTAATCTGTTTAGTGTACCGATTTCTTTAGATACAACCACAGCAATGTTTATTAGTTTATTTATAGCGTTGATTTGTGAGTTTATTAGAACAAAAAACATAAAAGAAGTATTTAACTCATTACAAACATTTTGGAATGGTATGGGTAATATTTTTAAAACTGTAGTTACACTTATAATAACAGCAGACATTTTTGCAAAAGGGCTTATTAGTTTAGGGTTTATTGATGGTCTTCTAGACTTATCTCAAAATATTGGTTTTGGAGCTGTAGGCATTGGTGTTGTAATGACGGTGATGATATTTTTAGCATCTATGCTCATGGGAAGTGGTAATGCATCCTTTTTTGCATTTGGTCCATTAGTTCCAAAAATCGCAAAACAGTTAGGGGTAGAAAGCACACAAATGTTATTGCCTATGCAACTCTCAGCATCCATGGGTAGAACAGTATCTCCAGTGGCGGGAGTAATTATTGCCACAGCCGAAATCGCCAAGGTTTCAACCTTAGAAATTGTAAAAAGAAATTTAATTCCATTAGCCATAGCCTTGTTAGTTATGTTGCTTTACCATTTTGTATAA
- the iadA gene encoding beta-aspartyl-peptidase has translation MITLIKNTELYTPKHIGKKDILIAGEKIVAIANNLDHFKNEVKVWDVKGKIVTPGLIDQHIHITGAGGKDGFSSMTPEVNLSELISCGTTTVMGLLGTDGTARNIRALYSKAKALEGEGISAYMLCGYYGLDTVTITDSIQAEMLFIDKVLGCKIAISDIRSSYPTALELLRKLRDVRVGGLIANKKGILHVHLGNLSTKMDVLFELVNKYEFPIEHISPTHVGRSKELFEQAIEFAKLGGMIDITTGASKYIDPYESVLYALEKGVKIDNITFSSDGHAGLTKFDENGNPVGTKKAPIDKNLEEVIHLIKKGGISIEDAFKLITVNPAINLGLKQKGRIEVGSDADLCCFTENLELTDVFARGKQMMSNKEVIVKGNFES, from the coding sequence ATGATTACATTAATAAAAAATACAGAACTATATACTCCTAAACACATAGGAAAAAAAGATATTCTAATTGCTGGCGAAAAAATTGTAGCTATTGCAAACAATCTAGATCATTTTAAAAATGAAGTGAAGGTTTGGGATGTAAAAGGAAAAATTGTAACTCCAGGATTAATAGATCAACACATTCACATTACTGGAGCAGGCGGAAAAGATGGATTTTCATCTATGACACCAGAAGTAAATTTAAGCGAATTAATTTCTTGTGGTACAACAACAGTTATGGGCTTACTAGGAACAGATGGAACTGCAAGAAATATTAGAGCTCTTTATAGCAAAGCCAAAGCATTAGAAGGTGAAGGCATTTCAGCATATATGCTTTGTGGGTATTACGGCTTGGATACTGTAACAATTACAGACAGTATCCAAGCAGAAATGCTCTTTATAGATAAGGTTTTAGGTTGTAAAATAGCCATAAGTGATATTCGTTCGTCTTATCCAACAGCTCTAGAGCTATTAAGAAAACTTAGAGACGTTAGAGTAGGAGGGCTTATTGCAAACAAAAAAGGAATACTACATGTGCATCTGGGAAATTTAAGTACAAAAATGGATGTGTTATTCGAATTGGTAAACAAATATGAATTCCCAATAGAACATATTTCACCAACACATGTAGGAAGAAGTAAAGAGCTATTTGAACAAGCTATTGAGTTTGCCAAACTAGGAGGAATGATTGATATAACAACAGGAGCTTCTAAATATATAGATCCTTACGAGTCAGTTTTATATGCGCTTGAAAAAGGTGTAAAAATTGATAACATCACCTTTAGTTCAGATGGTCATGCAGGATTAACAAAGTTTGATGAAAATGGTAATCCTGTAGGAACTAAAAAAGCGCCAATAGATAAAAATCTGGAAGAAGTAATACACCTAATTAAAAAAGGAGGAATATCTATTGAAGATGCTTTTAAACTAATAACTGTAAATCCAGCTATTAATTTAGGGTTGAAACAAAAGGGAAGAATTGAAGTTGGGAGTGATGCAGATTTATGCTGCTTTACTGAAAATCTGGAATTAACAGATGTTTTTGCAAGAGGAAAGCAAATGATGAGTAATAAAGAAGTTATTGTTAAAGGAAATTTCGAATCATAG